The Pseudomonas eucalypticola genome has a window encoding:
- a CDS encoding ArnT family glycosyltransferase, with protein sequence MHTVPRFLRSERGALALLLGFSAVALLLGLGQRELWGAETRWANIALQMLQTGDYFDPYLKGTAYYDKPLPSYWLITFCASLFGGLGHWSLRLPSVIAAWLSIWLVYLLGERLFRRGTGLIAGWLLATTFYFLVWARVATADVLTVFGVLAAVWWYWRGPLDTRFSRYATFFLILALTSLLKGLIGFILPVLMLLPHLLGEGRWKAHLNRRVPLAMALAGALYMLPFLLSHLYGQPTYGESGLALVVRENLVRFFQPFDNFGPVYTYVLYLPVYTLPWAPCWVIALWLALRNWRHADINVRWLVMGLGLMFLFFTACGSRRSYYVLPLVPFAQLLGAAWLKEYLATHPHHVPRWQRGIGASALVMVVLVGVAYPWSNGNGGIIAFGREVQARASQQAPWQQWHLVMIEVDNKLPLYVQNQGAPFTYIGEDEDYPRQGTSADFMAWLAKRTGQAWDPARTLIFTQYPTLKDLPLRYLAEDHDLVLTRPDNGARLLRAHDNQSVAFIPRHVTATVAERQP encoded by the coding sequence ATGCATACCGTCCCTCGTTTCCTGCGCTCTGAGCGCGGGGCTCTGGCCCTGCTTCTAGGCTTCTCCGCCGTTGCCCTGCTGCTGGGGCTGGGCCAACGCGAGCTGTGGGGCGCGGAAACCCGCTGGGCCAACATTGCCTTGCAGATGCTGCAGACCGGCGACTACTTCGACCCCTACCTCAAGGGCACGGCCTACTACGACAAGCCCTTGCCCTCCTACTGGCTGATTACCTTCTGCGCCAGCCTGTTCGGTGGCCTGGGGCACTGGTCGCTGCGCCTGCCTTCGGTGATCGCGGCGTGGCTGAGCATCTGGCTGGTGTACCTGCTGGGCGAACGCCTGTTTCGCCGAGGCACGGGGTTGATCGCCGGTTGGCTACTGGCTACCACGTTCTACTTTCTGGTGTGGGCGCGAGTGGCCACTGCAGACGTCCTGACGGTGTTCGGCGTACTGGCGGCGGTCTGGTGGTACTGGCGGGGGCCGCTGGACACCCGGTTTTCCCGCTATGCGACGTTTTTCCTGATACTGGCCCTGACATCGCTGCTCAAGGGGCTGATCGGCTTCATCCTGCCGGTTCTAATGCTGCTGCCACATCTGCTCGGCGAAGGGCGCTGGAAAGCCCACCTCAACAGGCGCGTGCCGCTGGCCATGGCCTTGGCCGGGGCCTTGTACATGTTGCCGTTTCTGCTATCGCACCTGTACGGTCAGCCAACCTATGGTGAGAGTGGCCTGGCCCTGGTGGTACGGGAAAACCTGGTGCGGTTCTTCCAGCCGTTCGACAACTTCGGCCCGGTGTACACCTACGTGCTGTACCTGCCGGTCTATACCCTGCCCTGGGCACCTTGCTGGGTCATCGCCTTGTGGCTGGCCCTGCGCAACTGGCGCCACGCCGATATCAACGTGCGCTGGCTGGTGATGGGGCTGGGCCTGATGTTCCTGTTTTTCACTGCGTGCGGCAGCCGCCGCAGCTACTACGTGCTGCCACTGGTGCCCTTCGCGCAATTGCTGGGCGCTGCGTGGTTGAAGGAATACCTGGCGACCCATCCCCACCACGTGCCCCGCTGGCAGCGAGGCATCGGCGCCAGCGCGCTGGTGATGGTAGTGCTGGTGGGCGTCGCCTACCCATGGAGCAATGGCAACGGTGGCATCATCGCGTTCGGCCGCGAAGTCCAGGCCCGCGCCAGTCAGCAAGCGCCCTGGCAGCAATGGCATCTGGTGATGATCGAGGTGGACAACAAATTGCCCTTGTACGTGCAAAACCAGGGCGCGCCGTTCACCTACATCGGCGAAGACGAAGATTATCCCCGCCAGGGCACCAGTGCCGACTTCATGGCCTGGCTGGCCAAGCGCACCGGCCAGGCCTGGGACCCGGCGCGCACACTGATCTTCACCCAGTACCCAACGCTGAAGGACCTGCCCCTGCGTTACCTGGCCGAGGACCATGACCTGGTGCTGACCCGCCCGGACAACGGCGCGCGGCTACTGCGAGCCCACGATAACCAGAGCGTGGCGTTCATTCCCAGGCACGTAACGGCAACGGTGGCCGAGCGCCAACCCTGA
- a CDS encoding EAL domain-containing protein, whose product MPFFPDSPRPRRPLRLLAPWLAGALPLVLGVGILYWQAERDLEASASNTANQALAQFDLMLDNVAAAANELAPLAGQPCAEVTLALREQVTRRPFVRSTNLGLDDHLYCSSLFGDISEPINPGDYADGRLWLMDGNPVTPGQALLVYRAAQDEQTALATLDGYHLANALRMIGRDQPVLLQVGNSWLAPNGSVHDAPSPAFAVAPTQLASSRYPLSVSTGYPAGATWQWVASHPLLLALVVFLALVAGGVCRWLLRRAHSPRAELARALDANEFIPYYQPVVRGITGRWAGVEVLMRWQHPREGLVRPDLFIPFAEHSGLIVPMTRHLMRQAANDLRAHAERLEDDFHVGINITAEHCQDLALLDDCRDFLAGFAPGRVTLVLELTERELIRPTPITHQLFEALHNLGVMIAIDDFGTGHSSLAYLREFKVDFLKIDQSFIATIGKDALSGHIVDSIIELSGKLDLGIVAEGVEDTVQRDYLVERRVEFLQGYLFGRPVPLHALIDQLPAP is encoded by the coding sequence ATGCCGTTTTTCCCCGACTCCCCCCGCCCACGCCGCCCCCTTCGCCTGCTCGCCCCGTGGCTTGCGGGGGCCCTGCCGCTGGTACTGGGCGTTGGCATCCTGTACTGGCAGGCCGAACGCGACCTGGAGGCCAGTGCCAGCAACACCGCCAACCAGGCGCTCGCCCAGTTCGACCTGATGCTGGACAACGTCGCCGCTGCGGCCAATGAGCTTGCGCCCCTGGCCGGCCAGCCCTGCGCCGAGGTGACCCTGGCGCTGCGCGAGCAGGTCACGCGCCGGCCTTTCGTGCGCTCCACCAACCTGGGATTGGACGACCACCTGTATTGCAGCTCGCTGTTCGGCGATATCAGCGAGCCGATCAACCCCGGCGATTACGCGGATGGCCGCCTGTGGCTGATGGACGGCAACCCGGTCACCCCTGGCCAGGCCCTGTTGGTGTACCGCGCCGCCCAGGATGAACAGACCGCCCTGGCCACCCTGGACGGCTACCACCTGGCCAACGCCCTGCGCATGATCGGCCGCGATCAGCCGGTGCTGCTGCAGGTGGGCAACAGCTGGCTGGCGCCCAATGGCAGCGTGCATGACGCGCCGTCACCGGCGTTCGCCGTGGCGCCGACGCAGCTGGCCTCCAGCCGCTACCCACTGAGCGTCAGCACCGGGTACCCGGCCGGTGCTACCTGGCAGTGGGTGGCTAGCCATCCGCTGCTGCTGGCCCTGGTGGTCTTCCTTGCCCTGGTGGCTGGCGGCGTGTGCCGCTGGCTGTTGCGCCGCGCCCATTCTCCCCGCGCGGAACTGGCGCGGGCCCTGGATGCCAATGAATTCATCCCCTACTACCAGCCCGTGGTGCGCGGCATCACGGGCCGGTGGGCCGGCGTGGAAGTACTGATGCGCTGGCAGCACCCTCGCGAAGGGCTGGTCCGGCCGGACCTGTTCATCCCCTTCGCCGAGCATTCAGGCCTCATCGTGCCCATGACCCGACACCTGATGCGCCAGGCCGCCAATGACCTTCGCGCCCACGCAGAACGCCTGGAAGACGACTTCCACGTGGGCATCAACATCACCGCCGAGCACTGCCAGGATCTGGCGCTGCTGGACGACTGCCGGGACTTCCTCGCCGGCTTCGCCCCTGGCCGGGTCACCCTGGTGCTGGAGTTGACCGAACGCGAATTGATCCGCCCCACGCCTATCACCCACCAGTTGTTCGAGGCCTTGCACAACCTGGGGGTCATGATCGCCATCGACGACTTCGGCACCGGCCATTCCAGCCTGGCGTACCTGCGCGAGTTCAAGGTGGACTTCCTGAAGATCGATCAGAGTTTCATCGCCACCATCGGCAAGGACGCGCTGTCAGGCCACATCGTCGACAGCATCATCGAGCTGTCGGGCAAACTGGACCTTGGCATCGTCGCCGAAGGGGTGGAAGACACGGTGCAGCGCGACTACCTGGTGGAACGCCGCGTGGAGTTCCTGCAAGGCTACCTGTTCGGCCGGCCCGTGCCCCTGCACGCACTGATCGACCAGTTGCCGGCGCCATGA
- a CDS encoding flavin reductase family protein, with protein MPKTKHSFPVSNVRHFLEPGPIVLLSSQWQGQHNIMTLGWHMVMEFTPSLIGCVISSANHSFDLVRNSGECVINLPDASMVDVVVGIGNCRGTEVDKFEHFGLTPATASSVQAPMIEQCHANFECRLHDDAMIEGYNLFIFEVLKAHVAERPAQPETLHYQGMGQFMLSGKSIDRRRLFKSSMLT; from the coding sequence ATGCCCAAGACCAAGCACTCCTTTCCGGTGTCCAACGTTCGACACTTCCTGGAACCCGGCCCCATCGTATTGTTGTCATCCCAGTGGCAAGGCCAGCACAACATCATGACCCTGGGCTGGCATATGGTGATGGAGTTCACCCCGTCGCTGATCGGCTGCGTGATCTCTAGCGCCAACCACTCGTTCGACCTGGTACGCAACAGCGGCGAATGCGTGATCAACCTGCCTGACGCGAGCATGGTCGATGTGGTGGTGGGCATCGGCAATTGCCGCGGCACCGAGGTCGACAAGTTCGAGCACTTTGGCCTCACGCCGGCCACGGCCAGCAGCGTGCAGGCGCCCATGATCGAGCAATGCCACGCCAATTTCGAATGCCGGTTGCATGACGATGCGATGATCGAAGGCTACAACCTGTTCATCTTCGAAGTGCTCAAGGCCCACGTCGCCGAACGTCCGGCACAGCCCGAGACCTTGCACTACCAGGGAATGGGCCAGTTCATGCTTTCAGGCAAGAGCATCGACCGGCGGCGACTGTTCAAGTCCTCAATGCTGACGTGA
- a CDS encoding ArnT family glycosyltransferase codes for MKSIRCFALLLLITALLFFAGLGNHPLQGSTEPRVGGIAMEMYLHRDWVTPRLNGEPFLEKPPLSLWLDSAAMTVFGPSAWAVRLASALAGLFSVLLLFITLRRLDRPMAVATAAALMLATSASFWSNVRQVGEDSLLSLGVSLALLGFYLASRQRSAASALMFITGIAVATLSKGVLGLALPGVVIFAWLLAETLRDRRLAPGRWLWPAGLTLVGLVPLSVWLALLYQQGGAQALNDVLWANSVGRFNGSFSEAGHFEPFHYYLGKLPEAFLPWNLLVYLGLWHFRKQWRVQPHLMFFSLWLLAQFALLTLASSKRMVYLMALAPPAAVIAAEYANVLLARWQGWRAAATGLMAVVVLAYLAAVWVIPQADQAESFLPLTERIRALQAQGHTVALATPSERLAGAGVFYSRSLLPALPTEEALTHFLAQQEGNVAVMERQDEPGNGLVVMEKLAVGTRVYYFLQGRVGTDRSRQH; via the coding sequence ATGAAGTCGATACGCTGTTTCGCGCTGCTCCTGTTGATCACCGCGCTGCTGTTTTTCGCAGGCCTGGGCAATCACCCGCTGCAAGGTTCCACCGAGCCTCGGGTGGGCGGCATTGCCATGGAAATGTACCTGCACCGGGACTGGGTAACCCCACGTCTCAATGGCGAGCCTTTTCTGGAAAAGCCGCCGCTGAGCCTGTGGCTGGACAGCGCCGCCATGACCGTGTTCGGCCCCAGTGCCTGGGCGGTCAGGCTGGCCTCGGCGCTGGCCGGCCTGTTCAGCGTACTGCTGCTGTTCATCACGTTGCGCCGCCTGGACCGCCCCATGGCGGTGGCCACGGCGGCGGCATTGATGCTGGCCACCAGCGCCAGTTTCTGGAGTAACGTTCGCCAGGTGGGCGAAGATTCATTGCTGAGCCTGGGGGTGAGCCTGGCGCTGCTGGGTTTCTATCTGGCCAGCCGCCAGCGCTCTGCGGCCAGCGCGCTGATGTTCATCACCGGCATCGCCGTCGCCACCCTGAGCAAGGGCGTGTTGGGGTTGGCGCTGCCGGGGGTGGTGATCTTTGCCTGGCTGCTGGCCGAGACCCTGCGCGACCGGCGCTTGGCGCCGGGCCGCTGGCTGTGGCCGGCAGGCCTGACCCTGGTGGGGCTGGTGCCATTGTCGGTCTGGTTGGCCCTGCTGTACCAACAGGGCGGTGCCCAGGCACTCAACGACGTGCTGTGGGCCAACAGCGTCGGGCGCTTCAACGGCTCGTTCAGCGAAGCTGGGCATTTCGAGCCGTTCCATTACTACCTGGGCAAGCTGCCCGAGGCATTCCTGCCTTGGAACCTGTTGGTTTACCTGGGCCTGTGGCACTTTCGCAAACAATGGCGCGTGCAGCCTCACCTGATGTTTTTCAGCCTGTGGCTGCTGGCTCAGTTTGCCCTGCTGACGCTGGCGTCGAGCAAGCGCATGGTTTACCTGATGGCCCTGGCGCCGCCTGCGGCGGTCATCGCGGCTGAGTACGCCAACGTGCTGCTGGCCCGCTGGCAGGGTTGGCGCGCGGCGGCCACGGGACTGATGGCGGTGGTCGTGCTGGCGTACCTGGCGGCGGTGTGGGTGATTCCCCAGGCGGACCAGGCGGAGTCATTCCTGCCACTGACCGAGCGCATACGCGCTTTGCAGGCGCAGGGGCATACCGTGGCGCTGGCCACCCCCAGCGAGCGGCTGGCCGGGGCAGGGGTGTTTTACAGCCGCAGTTTGCTACCCGCTCTGCCCACTGAAGAGGCGCTGACACACTTCCTGGCGCAGCAGGAGGGCAATGTGGCCGTGATGGAGCGCCAGGATGAGCCGGGGAACGGCCTGGTGGTCATGGAGAAGCTCGCGGTGGGTACGCGTGTGTATTATTTCCTGCAAGGCCGCGTGGGCACCGACCGCTCACGTCAGCATTGA